A single window of Enterobacteriaceae bacterium ESL0689 DNA harbors:
- the wzxE gene encoding lipid III flippase WzxE, whose translation MSLAKASLWTATSTLVKIMAGLLVVKLLAVKFGPAGIGQAGNFRQLITVLGVLAGAGIFNGVTRLVAQYADDRQQLSAVTGTASTIVLCSSTLLALLFLLAAAPVSQVVFGHTHYQGVIRLVALVQMGIAWSNLLLAMIKGLRDAAGNALSLIIGSLAGVVVYCICYSLAGYQGALLGLALMPALVALPAAVALYRHNALTPSDFFPRWESDFARQLFKFTLMALITSLTLPVAYVMMRNSLAKYDGWQAVGLWQGVSTFSDAWLQFITASFSVYLLPALSRQTVKTALIREIINTLKFVLPLVATISLAIWLLRDFAIGLLFSERFSAMRDLFAWQLAGDVLKVGAYVYGYLVIAKASLRLYILAEVSQFTLLMLFSSWLIPAHGAAGAVQAYMMTYSVYFVVCSGAFLLWCRRG comes from the coding sequence ATGTCGCTGGCGAAAGCGTCATTATGGACGGCCACGTCGACACTGGTCAAAATCATGGCCGGATTGCTGGTGGTGAAACTGCTGGCTGTTAAATTTGGCCCCGCCGGTATTGGTCAGGCAGGTAATTTTCGCCAGTTGATAACCGTGCTGGGTGTGCTGGCGGGTGCCGGTATTTTCAACGGTGTCACCAGGCTGGTCGCGCAGTATGCGGATGATCGGCAACAACTTAGTGCTGTCACCGGTACGGCATCCACGATAGTCCTTTGCTCCTCAACCTTGCTGGCACTCCTGTTCCTGCTGGCTGCCGCGCCTGTCAGTCAGGTCGTCTTTGGCCATACCCATTACCAGGGGGTGATACGCCTTGTGGCTCTGGTTCAGATGGGCATCGCGTGGAGCAACCTGTTACTGGCAATGATAAAGGGCTTGCGCGATGCAGCGGGCAATGCGTTATCGCTGATTATCGGCAGCCTGGCAGGGGTTGTCGTCTACTGTATTTGCTACTCTCTGGCTGGCTATCAGGGTGCATTGCTGGGTCTGGCGCTGATGCCAGCACTGGTGGCTCTTCCGGCGGCAGTGGCGCTATATCGCCACAACGCACTGACACCCAGTGATTTCTTCCCGCGCTGGGAGAGTGACTTTGCAAGGCAGCTTTTCAAATTTACTCTGATGGCACTGATAACATCACTGACTTTGCCGGTGGCTTATGTGATGATGCGAAACTCACTGGCGAAGTATGATGGCTGGCAGGCGGTGGGGTTATGGCAAGGTGTGAGTACATTTTCCGATGCCTGGCTGCAATTTATTACCGCTTCATTTAGCGTTTATCTGTTACCGGCGCTGTCGCGCCAGACGGTAAAAACAGCGCTGATCCGCGAAATTATCAATACGTTAAAATTTGTTCTTCCGCTTGTAGCAACGATAAGCTTAGCTATCTGGCTGTTGCGCGATTTCGCCATCGGGTTGCTGTTCTCTGAGCGTTTTTCAGCGATGCGCGATCTGTTCGCCTGGCAACTGGCAGGGGATGTATTGAAAGTCGGGGCTTATGTTTACGGCTATCTGGTGATCGCAAAAGCATCACTACGCCTGTATATTCTGGCGGAAGTGAGTCAGTTTACGCTGTTGATGCTGTTTTCGTCCTGGCTGAT
- the rffA gene encoding dTDP-4-amino-4,6-dideoxygalactose transaminase, producing MIPFNAPPVVGSELEYIQSALGSGKLCGDGAFTRRCQQWIEQHFGTAKALLTPSGTAALEMAALLLDIQPGDEVIMPSYTFVSTANAFVLRGARIIFVDIRRDTMNIDETQIEAAISDRTRAIVPVHYAGVACEMDTIMALAKRYHLMVVEDAAQGVMSTYKGRALGTIGHIGCFSFHETKNYTAAGEGGAVLINDSQLIERAEIIREKGTDRSHFFRGVVDKYTWRDIGSSYLMSDVQAACLWAQLEVAEQINQQRQALWQRYYDALQPLAQAGHIELPAVPVGCSHNAHMFYIRLRDMAERSKLIAWLSKQEIIAVFHYIPLHSSPAGKHFGQFHGEDRFTSAESERLLRLPLFYNLSFADQHTVINALSDYFS from the coding sequence ATGATCCCCTTTAATGCGCCCCCAGTGGTGGGAAGCGAACTTGAGTACATACAATCGGCCCTTGGCAGTGGCAAACTATGTGGTGACGGGGCTTTTACCCGCCGCTGTCAGCAATGGATAGAACAGCATTTTGGTACGGCGAAGGCGTTGCTGACTCCCTCCGGTACTGCCGCACTGGAGATGGCCGCATTATTACTGGATATCCAGCCCGGTGACGAAGTGATCATGCCGAGCTACACCTTCGTCTCTACTGCCAACGCTTTTGTTCTGCGTGGGGCCAGAATTATTTTTGTCGATATTCGTCGTGACACCATGAATATTGATGAAACACAGATCGAGGCGGCGATAAGTGACCGAACCCGGGCGATTGTGCCGGTACATTATGCCGGTGTCGCCTGTGAAATGGATACCATCATGGCGCTGGCAAAACGCTATCATCTGATGGTGGTCGAAGATGCGGCTCAGGGCGTAATGTCAACTTACAAAGGCCGGGCGTTAGGGACGATCGGCCATATCGGCTGCTTTAGTTTTCACGAAACGAAAAACTATACTGCGGCGGGTGAAGGTGGCGCGGTGTTAATTAATGATAGCCAGCTGATCGAGCGTGCGGAAATTATCCGCGAGAAGGGCACCGATCGCAGTCACTTTTTCCGTGGTGTGGTGGATAAATATACCTGGCGTGATATTGGCTCCAGCTATCTGATGTCTGATGTGCAGGCGGCCTGTTTATGGGCGCAACTGGAAGTGGCGGAGCAGATTAATCAGCAGCGACAGGCGTTATGGCAGCGCTATTATGATGCGCTGCAACCCCTGGCGCAGGCCGGGCATATCGAACTTCCCGCGGTTCCGGTGGGTTGTAGTCACAACGCGCATATGTTTTATATCAGACTCCGCGACATGGCAGAGCGCAGCAAGTTGATCGCCTGGCTGAGCAAGCAGGAGATCATCGCGGTATTCCACTATATCCCACTGCACAGCAGCCCCGCAGGCAAGCATTTTGGTCAGTTTCATGGTGAAGATCGTTTTACCAGCGCTGAGAGTGAACGTCTTTTGCGTCTGCCGCTGTTTTATAACCTGTCATTTGCTGACCAGCACACGGTGATCAATGCGCTGTCAGACTATTTCTCCTGA
- the rffC gene encoding dTDP-4-amino-4,6-dideoxy-D-galactose acyltransferase, with amino-acid sequence MTHLYSAPCQPLHARLEFLEWESRFFGLDSAILHFDDDASPLNPQALAGWARVQAKVAASDTARIEALQQRGFQLVEGEIDLLLPVGLPNAAGGEVATSADIPRLRQLAAQAFTHSRFRSPWYAANADSCFYAQWIENAVRGRFDDQCLIFRAANGDIRAFVSLRQHNETQARIGLLAGRGAGAELIQAAQRWAYDHGFSALRVATQMGNTAALKRYIMSGANIAHTAYWLYR; translated from the coding sequence ATGACGCATTTATATTCAGCACCTTGCCAGCCGCTCCATGCCCGTCTTGAATTTCTGGAATGGGAAAGTCGTTTTTTTGGTCTTGATAGCGCTATTCTGCACTTTGACGATGACGCCTCGCCGCTGAACCCACAAGCGCTGGCTGGCTGGGCGCGGGTGCAGGCAAAAGTAGCTGCCAGCGATACGGCGCGTATTGAGGCCCTACAACAACGGGGCTTTCAGCTGGTGGAGGGAGAAATTGATCTGCTGTTGCCTGTCGGTCTCCCCAACGCAGCAGGGGGTGAAGTGGCAACATCGGCAGATATTCCACGATTACGCCAGCTGGCGGCACAGGCTTTTACTCATAGCCGTTTCCGTTCTCCGTGGTACGCCGCGAATGCCGACAGTTGTTTTTATGCCCAATGGATTGAGAACGCGGTACGGGGCCGCTTCGATGATCAGTGCCTGATTTTTCGTGCTGCCAATGGTGATATCCGTGCTTTTGTCTCCCTGCGCCAGCATAATGAGACACAAGCCCGCATTGGCCTGTTAGCAGGACGCGGTGCCGGAGCAGAATTGATACAAGCGGCCCAGCGCTGGGCTTATGATCACGGATTTTCTGCGTTGCGGGTTGCCACTCAGATGGGGAATACCGCTGCCCTTAAGCGTTATATTATGAGCGGTGCCAATATAGCGCACACCGCATACTGGTTATACAGGTGA
- the wecC gene encoding UDP-N-acetyl-D-mannosamine dehydrogenase produces the protein MSFSTISVIGLGYIGLPTAAAFAARQKRVVGVDTNPQVMETINRGEIHIVEPDLANIVKSAVEQGYFSATTQPVIADAYLITVPTPFKDQHEPDMSFVEAAARSIAPVLQKGALVILESTSPVGATEQMAAWLAEMRPDLRFPQQAGEAADINIAYCPERVLPGQIMVELIKNDRVIGGMTPRCSARASELYRIFLQGECVVTDSRTAEMCKLTENSFRDVNIAFANELSLICARQGINVWQLIRLANRHPRVNILQPGPGVGGHCIAVDPWFIVAQNPQQARLIRTAREINDHKPTWVVQQVKARVADCLAARNQRANELKIACFGLAFKADIDDLRESPALEIVQQIARWHPGETLVVEPNIHQLPHALAGLCSLVTVDEALACADVVVMLVDHHAFKMIDRERVAHPYLIDSKGIWQ, from the coding sequence ATGAGTTTTTCTACCATTTCGGTGATCGGACTGGGATATATCGGTTTGCCAACCGCTGCAGCATTTGCTGCCCGACAAAAACGGGTGGTGGGTGTGGATACCAATCCACAGGTGATGGAGACCATTAACCGTGGTGAGATCCATATTGTGGAGCCGGATCTGGCGAACATTGTTAAAAGTGCGGTCGAACAGGGATATTTCAGCGCCACGACGCAACCTGTGATTGCCGATGCTTACCTGATCACCGTCCCCACCCCTTTTAAAGATCAGCATGAGCCTGATATGTCCTTTGTGGAAGCTGCGGCAAGATCAATTGCTCCGGTATTGCAGAAAGGGGCGCTGGTGATACTGGAATCCACCTCTCCGGTAGGCGCGACAGAGCAGATGGCGGCCTGGCTGGCCGAAATGCGCCCGGATTTACGCTTTCCACAACAGGCTGGTGAAGCGGCTGATATTAATATTGCCTATTGTCCTGAGCGGGTCTTGCCCGGTCAGATCATGGTCGAACTGATTAAAAACGATCGGGTAATTGGTGGGATGACACCGCGCTGTTCCGCGCGGGCCAGCGAGCTTTATCGTATTTTTCTGCAGGGTGAATGTGTGGTGACAGACAGCCGCACGGCGGAAATGTGTAAGTTAACAGAAAATAGTTTTCGCGACGTGAATATCGCCTTTGCCAATGAACTGTCGCTGATTTGCGCCCGCCAGGGAATTAACGTCTGGCAATTGATCCGCCTGGCTAACCGTCATCCGCGTGTCAATATTCTGCAACCCGGGCCGGGAGTCGGCGGCCACTGTATTGCTGTTGATCCGTGGTTTATTGTCGCACAGAACCCGCAACAGGCACGGCTAATCCGTACCGCTCGTGAAATCAATGATCATAAACCCACGTGGGTTGTTCAGCAGGTCAAGGCGCGGGTAGCAGATTGCCTTGCGGCCCGCAACCAGCGTGCTAATGAACTGAAAATTGCCTGTTTTGGCCTGGCTTTTAAAGCTGATATTGATGATTTGCGCGAAAGCCCGGCGCTGGAGATTGTGCAGCAAATTGCCCGCTGGCACCCCGGTGAAACACTGGTTGTCGAGCCCAACATTCACCAGTTGCCTCATGCGCTGGCAGGATTATGCTCGCTGGTGACGGTCGATGAGGCGCTGGCCTGCGCTGATGTCGTGGTGATGTTAGTGGATCATCACGCCTTTAAAATGATCGACCGGGAGCGTGTGGCACACCCTTATCTTATCGATAGCAAAGGCATCTGGCAGTGA
- the wecB gene encoding UDP-N-acetylglucosamine 2-epimerase (non-hydrolyzing), which produces MKVLTIFGTRPEAIKMAPLVHALAQDRGFEAKVCVTAQHREMLDQVLKLFAIEPDYDLNIMQPDQDLTTITCRILAGLKPVLESFRPDVVLVHGDTTTTIAASLAAFYQRIAVGHIEAGLRTGNLYSPWPEEGNRILTGHLATYHFAPTPTSQQNLLRENIAASRITVTGNTGIDALFWVRTRIQRDQGLHHQLMQRYPFMMTDKKTILVTGHRRENFGQGFDKICQALAWIAASHPEVQIVYPVHLNPHVREPVNRLLSHIDNVILIEPQDYLPFVWLMDHAWLILTDSGGIQEEAPSLGKPVLVMRDITERPEAVAAGTVRLVGTDSQRIVNEVTHLLRDDSACDAMRRAHNPYGDGQACCRILSALKNNQVML; this is translated from the coding sequence ATGAAAGTATTAACCATATTTGGTACCCGACCCGAAGCCATCAAAATGGCGCCTCTGGTGCATGCCCTGGCGCAAGATCGCGGGTTTGAAGCGAAAGTGTGCGTCACGGCACAACATCGGGAGATGCTCGATCAAGTGCTGAAGTTATTTGCCATCGAGCCTGATTATGATCTCAACATTATGCAGCCCGATCAGGATCTCACCACCATAACCTGTCGTATCCTCGCAGGATTGAAGCCGGTTCTGGAATCATTTCGTCCCGATGTGGTGCTGGTTCATGGCGATACCACCACGACGATTGCGGCGAGTCTGGCCGCATTCTACCAGCGTATTGCAGTAGGACATATCGAGGCGGGGCTACGAACCGGTAATCTGTACTCACCGTGGCCAGAGGAAGGAAATCGCATACTGACTGGACATCTGGCGACCTATCATTTTGCCCCGACCCCAACGTCGCAGCAGAATCTGTTACGCGAAAATATTGCCGCCAGCCGTATCACCGTCACTGGCAATACCGGTATTGATGCGTTGTTCTGGGTGCGCACCCGGATACAGCGTGATCAGGGGCTGCACCATCAATTAATGCAGCGTTACCCCTTTATGATGACGGACAAAAAGACGATTCTGGTGACGGGCCACCGGCGGGAAAACTTTGGTCAGGGTTTTGATAAAATCTGTCAGGCGCTGGCCTGGATTGCGGCCAGCCATCCTGAGGTACAAATTGTTTATCCGGTGCATTTGAATCCCCATGTCAGAGAGCCGGTTAACCGCCTTCTTAGTCACATCGATAACGTGATCTTGATTGAGCCGCAGGACTACCTGCCGTTTGTCTGGTTAATGGATCACGCGTGGCTTATCCTCACCGATTCCGGCGGTATCCAGGAAGAAGCGCCGTCGCTGGGGAAACCGGTGCTGGTGATGCGTGATATCACTGAACGCCCGGAAGCTGTTGCCGCAGGGACAGTACGTCTGGTGGGAACCGACAGTCAGCGTATTGTGAATGAAGTGACGCATCTGCTCAGGGATGATAGCGCCTGTGACGCTATGCGTCGGGCGCACAATCCTTATGGTGACGGACAGGCATGTTGTCGTATTTTGTCAGCTCTTAAAAATAATCAGGTAATGTTATGA
- the wzzE gene encoding ECA polysaccharide chain length modulation protein: MQNESSRIGKTTIPPLPGVCAVNIENELDIRGLFRTLWAGKIWIISMALLFALIVLIYAFFARQQWSAMAITDRPTMNMLGSYYAQQQFLRDLDGKKNSPAVDSPSVMDEVYNEFIMQQRSWDSRRDFWMQTDYYKQRRSGNAHADAVLLDELISDIQFIAGDSVKHTQDSVKLIAETAADANNLLRQYVAFASQRAARHLNDELREAWGVHTVQMSAQVKRQQEVAYEIFSRRTKRVEQALKIAQQHNISRDIAEIPLGQLPDAELFLLGQSMLQAQLESLQAVGPEYSADYEQDRAILNTLTAGPVLDPRFQTYRYLRTPEEPIKRDSPRRLFLMVMWGIVGGFIGAGVALSRRRFSE; the protein is encoded by the coding sequence ATGCAAAATGAGTCAAGTAGGATCGGGAAGACAACTATCCCCCCATTACCGGGAGTATGTGCAGTGAACATTGAAAACGAACTTGATATTCGCGGACTGTTTCGCACCTTATGGGCGGGAAAAATCTGGATAATCAGCATGGCGCTACTATTTGCACTCATTGTGCTGATTTATGCTTTCTTTGCCCGTCAGCAATGGAGCGCAATGGCGATCACCGATCGGCCCACCATGAACATGCTGGGCAGTTACTATGCGCAACAGCAATTTTTACGCGATCTGGATGGCAAAAAAAATAGCCCAGCGGTAGACAGCCCTTCGGTGATGGATGAAGTCTATAACGAATTTATCATGCAGCAGCGATCCTGGGATAGCCGCCGCGATTTCTGGATGCAGACAGACTATTACAAACAGCGTCGCTCGGGTAATGCACATGCTGACGCGGTATTACTCGATGAACTGATTAGCGATATCCAGTTTATTGCGGGCGATAGCGTTAAACACACCCAGGATAGTGTCAAACTGATCGCCGAAACGGCAGCCGACGCCAATAATTTACTCCGTCAGTACGTGGCTTTCGCCAGCCAGCGGGCAGCCAGGCATCTTAATGATGAGCTCAGGGAAGCCTGGGGTGTGCATACGGTACAAATGAGCGCCCAGGTGAAACGCCAGCAAGAAGTGGCATACGAAATCTTCAGCCGTCGGACAAAGCGCGTTGAACAGGCGCTGAAAATTGCCCAGCAGCACAATATTTCGCGTGATATTGCAGAGATCCCACTTGGGCAATTACCGGATGCTGAGCTGTTTTTATTAGGTCAGTCGATGCTACAGGCCCAACTGGAGAGCCTGCAGGCTGTGGGGCCAGAGTACAGTGCTGATTATGAGCAGGACCGGGCGATACTGAATACGCTTACTGCCGGGCCGGTATTAGATCCCCGTTTTCAGACATATCGCTATTTGCGTACCCCGGAAGAGCCCATAAAACGTGATAGTCCACGGCGACTTTTTCTGATGGTAATGTGGGGGATTGTCGGTGGGTTCATTGGCGCAGGAGTTGCTTTGTCACGTCGTCGGTTCAGTGAATAA
- the wecA gene encoding UDP-N-acetylglucosamine--undecaprenyl-phosphate N-acetylglucosaminephosphotransferase: protein MNLSTAIIELISIFLFTTLFLLVIRKVAIKIGLVDKPNYRKRHHGLVPLVGGISIYAGICFNAIISNAYIPHATLYLICAGILVLVGALDDRFDLSVKIRAVIQAVIAIIMMTAGNLYLSSLGCILGPWELVLGPFGFFLTLFAVWAAINAFNMIDGIDGLLGGVSSVCFAAIGIILSLKGQYSLAMWCFAMIAATLPYILFNLGVLGQRYKVFMGDAGSTMLGFTIIWLLLETTQGKMRAMNPVTALWVIAIPLMDMVAIMYRRLRKGMSPFSPDRQHIHHLIMRAGFTARQTFVLITLMAALLAAVGIVAEYIYAIPEWVMFILFLLSFSLYGYCIKRAWKIARRIKHFKRRMRRYSGNNAK, encoded by the coding sequence GTGAATTTATCCACTGCTATTATTGAATTAATCAGTATTTTTTTGTTCACCACCCTTTTTCTTCTTGTCATCAGGAAAGTGGCAATCAAAATTGGGTTAGTGGATAAGCCTAACTATCGAAAACGGCATCATGGTCTGGTTCCGCTGGTCGGGGGGATCTCAATTTACGCAGGCATCTGTTTTAACGCTATTATTAGCAATGCCTATATCCCTCATGCAACGTTATATCTGATCTGTGCCGGTATTCTTGTCCTGGTGGGCGCACTGGATGACCGATTTGATCTTAGCGTCAAAATTCGTGCGGTTATCCAGGCGGTCATTGCCATTATTATGATGACCGCGGGCAATCTCTATTTAAGCAGCCTGGGCTGTATCTTAGGCCCCTGGGAACTCGTACTGGGCCCGTTTGGTTTCTTCCTTACCCTTTTTGCGGTCTGGGCGGCGATCAACGCATTTAATATGATCGATGGTATTGATGGCCTGCTGGGTGGGGTATCGTCAGTCTGTTTTGCCGCGATCGGCATCATTCTATCTCTTAAGGGTCAGTACAGTCTGGCAATGTGGTGTTTTGCGATGATCGCCGCCACGCTGCCCTATATTTTGTTTAATCTTGGTGTGCTGGGGCAGCGTTACAAAGTTTTCATGGGCGATGCTGGCAGTACCATGCTCGGTTTTACTATCATCTGGCTTCTTCTGGAGACGACGCAGGGAAAAATGCGCGCCATGAATCCGGTAACAGCACTATGGGTGATTGCTATCCCTTTGATGGATATGGTGGCGATTATGTATCGTCGCCTGCGTAAAGGGATGAGCCCGTTCTCACCGGATCGTCAACATATACACCATTTGATTATGCGTGCCGGCTTCACGGCCAGACAAACGTTTGTTCTGATCACACTGATGGCAGCATTGCTGGCGGCGGTGGGCATCGTCGCAGAATACATCTACGCGATACCTGAATGGGTGATGTTCATTCTCTTTTTGTTATCTTTTTCCCTTTATGGTTACTGTATCAAACGTGCCTGGAAAATAGCGCGGCGGATTAAGCATTTCAAACGCAGGATGCGGCGCTATAGTGGCAATAATGCAAAATGA
- the rho gene encoding transcription termination factor Rho — MNLTELKNTPVSELITLGENMGLENLARMRKQDIIFAILKQHAKSGEDIFGDGVLEILQDGFGFLRSADSSYLAGPDDIYVSPSQIRRFNLRTGDTISGKIRPPKEGERYFALLKVNEVNFDKPENARNKILFENLTPLHANSRLRMERGNGSTEDLTARVLDLASPIGRGQRGLIVAPPKAGKTMLLQNIAQSIAYNHPDCVLMVLLIDERPEEVTEMQRLVKGEVVASTFDEPASRHVQVAEMVIEKAKRLVEHKKDVIILLDSITRLARAYNTVVPASGKVLTGGVDANALHRPKRFFGAARNVEEGGSLTIIATALIDTGSKMDEVIYEEFKGTGNMELHLSRKIAEKRVFPAIDYNRSGTRKEELLTTQEELQKMWILRKIIHPMGEIDAMEFLINKLAMTKTNDDFFDMMKRS, encoded by the coding sequence ATGAATCTTACCGAATTAAAGAATACGCCGGTTTCTGAACTGATTACTCTCGGCGAAAATATGGGGCTGGAAAACCTGGCCCGTATGCGTAAACAGGATATTATCTTCGCGATCCTCAAACAGCATGCGAAGAGTGGCGAAGATATTTTCGGCGATGGTGTGCTGGAGATACTGCAGGATGGGTTTGGTTTCCTCCGCTCCGCAGACAGCTCTTACCTTGCCGGCCCTGATGATATCTATGTCTCTCCCAGTCAAATCCGCCGTTTTAACCTCCGCACCGGTGATACGATTTCCGGAAAAATCCGACCTCCTAAAGAGGGTGAACGCTATTTTGCGCTGTTGAAAGTCAACGAAGTGAATTTCGATAAGCCAGAAAATGCGCGCAATAAGATCTTATTTGAGAACTTAACACCGCTACACGCCAACTCACGGTTGCGTATGGAACGCGGTAACGGCTCTACTGAGGACTTAACCGCCCGGGTACTGGATTTAGCCTCGCCGATTGGTCGTGGCCAGCGTGGTTTGATTGTTGCGCCACCGAAAGCCGGTAAAACAATGCTGCTGCAAAATATTGCCCAGAGCATTGCGTATAATCACCCTGACTGTGTCCTGATGGTGCTGCTCATTGACGAACGTCCGGAAGAAGTCACCGAGATGCAGCGTCTGGTCAAAGGTGAAGTGGTAGCGTCTACTTTTGATGAGCCCGCCTCGCGCCATGTTCAGGTTGCCGAGATGGTTATCGAGAAAGCGAAACGGCTGGTCGAGCACAAAAAAGATGTCATTATCCTGCTCGACTCCATTACCCGCCTGGCGCGTGCTTACAACACCGTGGTTCCGGCTTCCGGTAAAGTATTGACCGGCGGGGTCGATGCCAATGCCCTGCATCGTCCGAAGCGTTTCTTTGGGGCGGCACGTAATGTAGAAGAAGGCGGCAGTCTGACGATTATCGCGACCGCGCTGATTGATACCGGTTCGAAGATGGACGAAGTGATTTATGAAGAGTTTAAAGGCACGGGGAATATGGAATTACATCTTTCACGTAAAATTGCCGAAAAACGTGTCTTCCCGGCCATCGATTACAACCGTTCTGGTACTCGTAAAGAAGAGCTGTTAACCACGCAGGAAGAATTACAGAAAATGTGGATCTTGCGTAAAATTATCCACCCGATGGGTGAAATTGACGCGATGGAGTTCCTGATCAATAAACTGGCGATGACCAAAACGAATGATGATTTCTTTGATATGATGAAACGATCGTAA
- the trxA gene encoding thioredoxin TrxA: MSDKIIHLTDDSFGTDVLKADGLILVDFWAEWCGPCKMIAPILDEIAEEYQGKLTIAKLNIDQNPATAPKYGIRGIPTLLLFKNGEVVATKVGALSKGQLKDFLDASLA; this comes from the coding sequence ATGAGCGATAAAATTATTCACCTGACTGACGATAGTTTTGGCACCGACGTACTCAAAGCTGACGGACTCATCCTTGTTGATTTCTGGGCAGAGTGGTGTGGTCCGTGCAAAATGATCGCCCCGATTCTGGATGAGATCGCTGAAGAGTATCAAGGCAAACTCACCATTGCGAAACTGAATATCGATCAGAATCCAGCGACTGCGCCGAAGTATGGCATTCGCGGCATTCCTACACTGCTGCTGTTTAAAAACGGCGAAGTGGTGGCGACGAAAGTGGGTGCGCTGTCTAAAGGGCAGCTCAAAGACTTTCTTGATGCCAGCCTGGCGTAA
- the rhlB gene encoding ATP-dependent RNA helicase RhlB: protein MSKTHLIQQKFSDFALHPAVIETLEKQGFHHCTPIQALALPLTLEGRDVAGQAQTGTGKTLAFLTSTFHYLLSHPAGTDRQVNQPRALIMAPTRELAVQIHADAEPLAQATGLTLGLAYGGDGYDKQLKVLESGVDILIGTTGRIIDYTKQNYINLSAIQVVVLDEADRMYDLGFIKDIRWLFRRMPPANQRLNMLFSATLSYRVRELAFEQMNNAQYIEVEPEQKTGHRIKEELFYPSNEEKMRLLQTLLEEEWPERAIIFANTRHRCEDIWGHLAADGHRVGLLTGDVAQKKRLRILEQFARGDIDILVATDVAARGLHIPQVTHVFNYDLPDDCEDYVHRIGRTGRAGASGSSISLACEEYALNLPAIEAYIGHPVPVSKYNPDALLSDLPKPLRLTRSRPGNGPRRNGTPRNRRRPG from the coding sequence ATGAGCAAAACACATTTAATACAACAGAAGTTTTCCGACTTCGCCCTGCATCCGGCAGTGATAGAAACCCTTGAAAAACAAGGGTTTCATCATTGCACGCCCATTCAGGCGCTGGCGCTTCCATTAACACTGGAAGGTCGCGACGTTGCCGGGCAGGCGCAAACAGGAACCGGCAAAACGCTGGCGTTTCTGACGTCGACGTTTCATTATCTTCTTTCTCATCCGGCCGGCACAGATCGCCAGGTCAACCAGCCGCGTGCGCTGATTATGGCGCCGACACGCGAACTGGCGGTGCAGATCCATGCGGATGCTGAGCCACTGGCGCAGGCGACCGGGCTGACCCTGGGTCTGGCTTATGGCGGTGATGGCTATGATAAACAGCTAAAAGTGCTGGAAAGTGGCGTCGATATTCTGATTGGCACCACGGGCCGTATTATCGATTACACGAAACAAAATTACATTAACCTTAGCGCGATTCAGGTGGTCGTGCTGGATGAAGCGGATCGCATGTACGATCTCGGCTTTATTAAAGATATTCGCTGGCTATTTCGTCGCATGCCACCGGCTAATCAGCGTCTCAATATGTTGTTCTCGGCGACACTCTCCTATCGGGTTCGTGAACTGGCGTTTGAACAGATGAACAACGCGCAATACATTGAAGTCGAACCTGAGCAGAAAACAGGTCATCGCATTAAAGAAGAGTTGTTTTACCCTTCTAACGAAGAAAAAATGCGTCTGTTGCAAACGCTGCTGGAAGAAGAGTGGCCAGAGCGTGCCATTATCTTTGCCAATACCCGGCATCGTTGTGAAGATATCTGGGGACATCTTGCGGCCGATGGCCATCGTGTCGGGTTGTTAACCGGCGATGTTGCGCAGAAAAAACGTCTGCGTATTCTCGAACAATTCGCCCGTGGTGATATCGATATTCTGGTGGCGACTGACGTTGCCGCACGCGGTTTGCATATTCCGCAAGTCACCCACGTCTTTAATTACGACTTACCTGATGACTGCGAAGATTATGTACACCGTATTGGCCGTACCGGTCGCGCGGGTGCCAGTGGTAGCTCAATCAGCCTGGCCTGTGAAGAGTATGCGCTGAACCTGCCCGCGATTGAGGCTTATATCGGTCATCCTGTTCCGGTCAGTAAATATAACCCGGATGCGCTGTTAAGCGACTTGCCGAAACCATTACGGCTGACACGTTCACGCCCGGGTAATGGTCCTCGCCGTAATGGGACACCGCGTAACCGTCGTCGCCCAGGCTAG